From one Dermacentor andersoni chromosome 1, qqDerAnde1_hic_scaffold, whole genome shotgun sequence genomic stretch:
- the LOC126544041 gene encoding probable nuclear transport factor 2 → MSLNPQYDTIGKTFIQQYYAMFDDPALRPNLGTLYNEEKSLMTFEGQQIFGRTKILEKIQGLGFQKICHSVTIIDCQPMFDGGILISVLGQLKTDDDPAHTFNQVFVLKPIGDSFYVEHDVFRLALHHTA, encoded by the exons ATGTCGCTAAATCCACAATACGACACAATCGGGAAAACTTTTATACAGCAGTACTATGCTATGTTCGATGATCCTGCCTTGCGACCAAATTTGGGGACGCTGTACAAT GAAGAAAAGTCACTGATGACGTTTGAAGGACAACAGATTTTCGGACGAACGAAAATACTAGAAAAAATACAG GGTCTGGGCTTTCAGAAGATATGCCACTCTGTTACTATCATCGACTGTCAGCCAATGTTCGACGGTGGTATCCTAATATCCGTCTTAGGCCAGCTCAAG aCTGACGATGATCCAGCACATACATTTAACCAGGTGTTTGTGTTGAAGCCAATTGGGGACAGCTTTTATGTGGAGCACGATGTCTTCCGGCTAGCCCTGCACCACACGGCATGA